In a single window of the Biomphalaria glabrata chromosome 5, xgBioGlab47.1, whole genome shotgun sequence genome:
- the LOC106067003 gene encoding asialoglycoprotein receptor 1-like isoform X2, whose protein sequence is MTMKVDVVLFCCMLIFFTRCEVPSELTCRKGWTKLDTRCYLFVATQNSWQDGQQSCRETDAELVSISNEKEYELLQDHLFKTYPVLKRWWLGLSRDVTETIHAWKWLDGSEFDNEITPWSDSSQPSLTGQRAGLAEITSNKIRVSAENMDSPENLICERPLENVTTTTASTSPATSSTTTAVAITTTSLEITTSQVITTTSATTNITTAATTIPATPSTPVTTVTSATTSTPKTLTSSVTRTIIDAMRTTTLKVRLELRSYF, encoded by the exons AGGTACCATCCGAGCTGACGTGTAGGAAGGGCTGGACCAAACTGGACACACGTTGTTACCTCTTTGTAGCAACGCAGAATTCCTGGCAAGATGGTCAACAGTCCTGTAGAGAGACAGACGCAGAACTGGTCAGCATTAGCAACGAAAAGGAATAC GAATTGTTGCaagatcatttatttaaaacctatcCTGTTCTAAAGAGATGGTGGCTTGGACTGAGCAGGGATGTCACTGAAACAATTCATGCCTGGAAATGGCTGGATGGGTCAGAGTTTGATAATGAAATAAC GCCATGGTCAGATTCTTCACAGCCGTCCTTGACAGGTCAAAGGGCAGGGCTGGCAGAGATAACGTCCAACAAAATTCGTGTAAGTGCCGAGAACATGGACTCCCCGGAAAACTTGATTTGTGAACGTCCACTGG AGAACGTAACAACGACAACAGCCTCAACGTCACCTGCAACTAGTTCTACAACTACAGCAGTCGCAATTACTACAACATCCTTAGAGATAACAACTTCGCAAGTGATTACAACTACCTCAGCAACAACAAATATCACAACAGCAGCGACAACCATACCAGCGACACCATCCACACCAGTGACAACTGTTACCTCAGCAACAACAAGCACACCAAAGACGTTAACTTCTTCAGTGACAAGGACAATAATAGATGCCATGAGGACGACAACATTAAAAG TGCGCCTTGAACTTCGTTCCTACTTTTAA